The window TGAAATTAAAGATATTTCACTGATTATGGGTGAACTGAAAAAAATAGAATGTGGAAGGTTACAAAAAAGTGATTCAATAAAATCTAAGGATGTGCATGAAGAAGATATAAAAAAGGACATAAATGTAAATTACAAAGAAGTACAGCGAGAAACAGTTGATCTTATAAAAAACTCTGAAGATATACAAATTAAAGAAGATATAAAAATACAAAATAACAATACTCTCAAAGCTCCTGAAGATAGGACAAATGAAGTTGTTAGAGTTTCTAAATCTAAATTGGATTCTTTATTACTTCAGGGAGAAGAAATGATTTATGCAAAACTTTCTTCTATTCAAAGGGCTAAGGAGATTAAAGAAGTTAAGGAATTACTTGATTTATACAAGAAGGAAAATGATTATACATTTATTGAAATGCTGGAAACTAATATAGATAATTTGCTAAAATCTGCTGAAAATGAGGCAAAAACAATAGAAACGATGACAGACACTTTTATAGAAGATATAAAAAACATCATGCTGCTTCCATTTTCATCTATAATAGAAATATTTCCTAAGATGGTTAGGGATTTGTCTAGATATATGGGAAAGGAAATTGAATTTATAAGTAAGGGTACAGAAATAGAAATTGATAGAAGAATTTTAGAAGAAATGAAAGATCCTCTTATGCATATTATCAGAAATTGTATTGATCATGGTATTGAAAAATCTTCTAAAGGAACAATAAGTTTGAATATTGTACAGGTGAGTAGTGATACAGTTAAAATTGAAATTTCGGATAATGGATCGGGAATAGATATTGAGAAATTAAAACAAAAAGCAATTAAAAATAGTGTTTTGACACAAGGTCAAGTTAATACTATTGATGATGAAAGTGCACAAATGCTTATTTTCAAATCAGGACTTTCTACTAGTGATATAATTACAGATATATCAGGGAGAGGATTAGGACTTGCTATTGTACATGAAAAAGTACAAAAGCTTGAAGGAACAATAAGTGTAAAAAGTAAAAAAGAAAAGGGAACTACATTTACTATTATGCTACCTATAACCATTTCAACTAATAGAGGAATAATTGTAAGGGTAGAGAAACAAGATTTTGTAATACCAACTGGAAAAGTTGAGAAGGTTATGAGGGTTAAAAAAGATGAAGTTAAAATAATGGAAAATAGAGCGACTATACTATTAGATGGATATATTATCCCTATTGTTAGGCTAAAGGATATTTTAGAACTAAAGGATAAAAAAATAGAAGAAACCTCTAGCGATGTTATCTCGATTTTAGTGGTAAATGATATGGAAAATAAGATTGCTTTAAGTGTGGATGAGATAATAATAGAGCAGGAAGTACTTGTGAAAAAGTTTAATAAACAATTAAAAAAAGTTAGAAATATTGCAGGAGCAACTATTTTAGGATCAGGAGATGTTGTACCTATATTAGCTGTACAGGATTTAATAAAATCATCACTTAAGAATGGTAATAAATCTTTAAATATTATTGGTGACAGGGAAAAAGAAGTTACGCAAAACAAAATGATTCTTGTAGTAGAAGATTCAATTACATCAAGAACTCTTTTGAAAAATATTTTAGAAAGCCATGGATATAGTGTGAAAACTGCAGTTGATGGTCTTCGAGGCTGGAAATTAATAAAATCTGAGAAATTTGATCTTGTAATAACAGATGTAGAAATGCCTCAAATGGATGGATTTGAGTTGACATCAAATATTAGAAATGATAATGAAATTTCTGAAACACCTGTTATTCTTGTAACTTCACTTGAATCAAGAGAAGACAAGGAGAGAGGTATAGATGTTGGAGCTAGTGCGTATATTGTAAAAAGTGATTTCAGACAAAATAATTTATTGGAAACTATAAAAAGGCTAATATAAAGCTAAAAAATCTATACAGGAGTGTAAAAAAATGATTAAAGTACTTGTAGTTGAAGATTCTCCTACTATTCAAGAGTTGATAACCTACATATTAAATTCTGATGAGAAAATTGAAGTGATTGGAGTAGTTAACAATGGAGAAAAAGCAATTAAATTTATAAACCAAAATAAGCCTGATATAATAACTATGGATATAAGCATGCCTATAATGGATGGATTTGAGGCAACGAGAAGGATAATGGAAACAAATCCTATACCCATTATAGTAATAAGTGGATTGTTTGATTCAGATGATATAGATAGGACTTTTAAGGCTATTGAGGCTGGCGCTGTTTCAGTTATAGAAAAACCACAAGGAATTGATCATAACGATTTTTATAAAATATCACAAAATATAACGGATACGGTTAAATTAATGTCAGAAGTTAAAGTCGTAAAGCGTAAAGCGCATTATAAAAATACTAAACTGAATTTATCAAGGGCTAGTAAGCCAAAAGATGTATTCTATGACTTGAAAATAGCAGCTATAGGGGTATCTACAGGTGGTCCTCCTGTCCTTCAATCTTTATTCTCAAAACTTCCATCTGATATCAAAATTCCGATACTTGTAGTACAACATATATCTCCTGGTTTCTTAAATGGACTTATTGATTGGCTTTCTAAATTTACAGAGTATCCTATTCATATAGCTTCACAGGGAGAAAAGGCATTGCCTGGACATATTTATTTTGCACCAGATGGATTTCATATGGGAATTAGAAATAATGCACAAATATTTTTAAACAAAGGTGAAAAAGAAAATGGATTAAGACCGTCTGTTTCATATTTATTTAGATCTGTTGCAAAGTATTATGGTAAAAATTCAATGGCGATTCTTCTTACAGGTATGGGAAAAGATGGAGCACAAGAATTAAAGTTGTTGAAAGATAAAGACGCAATTACGGTAGCGCAGGATAAGAAAACTTGTGTAGTTTATGGTATGCCAGGAGAAGCTATAAAGCTTGATGCAGCTAAATATATCCTTTCACCTGAAAAAATTGCAGAACTATTTACTAAAATATAGATTTAAAGCATAGTAGCAGCTATTAATATACAGGGAGGGGAATAATATAAATGAATAAAGAAATACAAATTTTGGTTGTTGAAGATAGTTTAACTCAAGCTGAACAACTAAAGTTTATTCTTGAGAAAAAAAATTACAAAGTCATAATTGCGAATGATGGAGTTCAAGCTTTAGAATATATTAATAAATTTATGCCTGATTTAGTAGTAACAGATATACTTATGCCTCATATGGATGGGTATAAGTTATGTCAAAAAATCAAAGAAGATGATAAACTCAACCATATTCCAGTCATTTTACTTACATCACTTTCAGATCCCATAGATGTTATAAAAGGACTGAAGGTTAAGGCAGACAACTTTATAACAAAACCATACAATGAAAAATTTCTTCTTTCTCGAATTCAGCATATGCTAATTAATGTAGAGTTAAGAAAAAATAAGATTGGGGAAATGGGTATTGAAGTGTTTTTTGCAGGAGAAAAGCATTTTATTAATTCAGAAAGAATACAAATAATAGATCTTTTACTTTCAACATTTGAAAATGCAGTACAAAAAAGTAAAGAACTTGAGAATGCAAATGATGAATTAAAAAAAGCATTTGAAACTATTAGAAAGCTTGAAAAAAATTACAGAGGAATTTTAGAAAGTAATACAGATGCTCTGGTAGTAATTAATCATGATAAAAAAATATTATATCTTAATCCAGCAGCAAATAAACTGTTCGGTGAGAATTATGAGAAATTAATATTTGATATTTTAGATTTTGATGAAATTGAAAATGGAATTAAAGAAATTACAATAAATAATATAGATGGTAACCAAATTATTGGAGAGGTATGTATTTCAGAAACAGATTGGGAAGGTAAGGAAGCATATCTTTTATCTATTAGAGATATTACTGAAAAAGTACGTCTTCGTGAAAAATTAAAAATTCAATCTCTTACAGATGAACTTACATCATTATATAATAGAAGAGGTTTTTTTAGCATAGTTGAACATAAAATTAAATTTGCAAAACGCAATAAAAAAGGAATGGTATTATTTTTTATTGATATTGATGGTATGAAGTATATTAACGATAATTTATCTCATAATCAAGGAGATTGTGCATTAATTGGTGCTGCAAATATTTTAAAAGATACCTTTAATGAAAATGATGTACTAGCAAGAATCGGTGGAGATGAATTTGCAGTTTTATGTATGGATGTATGTGAAGAACATGGAGAAAAACTAATAGATAAACTTTTAAAGAGACAAATGGAATTTAATGATAACAATAATTATCTATTTAATATATCTATTAGTATAGGATATGCATATTTTGATCCTGAGAATCCAATTAATATTAAGGAATTAATGGTTAAAGCTGACAAATTGATGTATGAACATAAAAAAAGAAAACGTAATACTTAAGAAGTGAAAGATTCTAAATAATTAACCGTACTATAAATGGACTGCCCCCTGTCAAGTAGACAGTGGAAATAATTAAAAACGTATAGCGTCAATCATTCAATTGATTGGCGCTATATTTATGCAACTGATTCAGCCAAATAATTACGATACTCTAATGGTGTCATGCATTTTAAGCGTTTTTGATAACGATTTTTGTTGTAGTAATCTATATACTCTTCTATTGCACACTTAAGATTTTCATAATCAGCAAACTTTTGAAGATGATACATTTCGGATTTTAATATTCCCCAGAACCCTTCCATAGGGCCATTATCTATACAACGTCCTACACGAGACATACTTTGAGCCATTCCAGCTTGATCAAGTTTCTTTTTGAATACTTTGTTGGTGTACTGAAAACCACGATCACTATGGAAAATAGGTTTTGCATTAGGATGATTTTTAATAGCTATATCAAAGGTTTCAAATACAAGAGCATTGTTATTTGATTTCCCAATTACATAAGAAACAATACTTTTATCTCCAAGATCTAAAATTGCACTCAGATAGGCTTTCTTTCCTTCACCATATTTGAATTCAGTAACATCGGTAAGCCATTTTTCATGAATTTCATTTGTGCTAAAATCTCTATTTAGTATGTTTTCAGCTGTAATTTCAGGTGTCGATTTTATATAGTTTTTTCTTTTTCTACGACATACAGACTTCAACCCTATGCTACGCATAATACGATATATTCTTTTGTGATTGACGACCATGTTATGTTCACGACGAATTTTAATCGTCATCTGGCGATAGCCAAGGATGCCATTTCTTTCTTCATATGCTTCTATAACAAGTTTTAAGAGATGCTCATTTTTCAATTCTCTTTGACTTTTTTCCCGGCGAAGCCATTTATAATATGCTGCTCTACTAATCTCTAAGATTTTACAAAGAGTCGTTATAGCATAGCCTTTTTCTGAAGATAGTGCCTTAATAGCAAGATATTTATTCTCATTTCTAATATTATTTAAGTTCGCCCCCCTTCGATTTCTTCCAACTTTTTTAATAGTTCATTTTCTATTTCTAAACGTTTATTTTTAGCTTTTAATAGTTTCATCTCTGCTTTAAGTTTCTCAACTTCCGTTAGTTGATCTTCTGGCTTACATTTCCCTCTACGATCTAAAAGTCCATCAATTCCTGATTCTTCGAATTTTATTACCCAATTGGGCACTTGTTGGTATGAAACTTGATATTTTTTTGCTGTTTTATTATAGTTCTTATCATTTTCTATACAATATTCAACAATAGAAATTCGCTCTTTTAATGTTGTTGTTCTTCCTTTAGTCATGATTTGATTTCCTCCTACTCCCGATGATTTAATCTCTTCATGACTATTATACTTCATAATCCAGTTTTGGAGCTGTTTCTTTGAACGTAATCCATATTTTAGGCTAATCGCCAACAAGGAATCATTTCCTGCTACATATTCTTCTATAGCTTTAATTTTTAGTTCCTTTGAATAGGAAGTATTTCTTGTCTGAGGGCATAGTCCAAATTCTCCCTTTGATTGATAAATCTTAATCCATTCTCTAACCGTAGTCTTACCAACGGATAGTTCATCACATATTTTTACAACGCTCTTTTTACCCTTTAAATAGTCTTGTACAGCTTTTATTTTTATTTCAGATAATACATGAGATTTTCTTCCCATAATAAAACTCCCCTCATAATAAACAGTTATATTATTTTAACTGTCTACTATAAGGGGAGCATATCATAAATAATATAGTACGGTTTTTTTAAAAAGAGAATTTATCGTTGTCTAAATAAATTTTTTTATTAGGAAGTACTAATTTATTAAATAATATAGCTATAAAAGCCCCTATAAAAACGTATAGGACTCTATATATTGTAGCTGTTATAGACGATAATGAAATTATAGAACAAGATAATGTAACATAGGTAGAGAATACAAATGATTCGGTTTGACGGTTATGAGGAAGATAAGCAAATGTTAGTAAAATACTAAATGATGCAAGTATCATAAAAGTAAATGTATCTTTTATTAAAAAAGAACTAATTAAAAATATAAATGCACCTATAACGGTTCCTTTAATTCTATTAAAGGCTCTAGCATTATTTTCACTACATATAGGAACTAAAGTACAGCAAGAAGATATAGATATCCAATACCATTTTGGTAAATTTAAGTATTTAAAAAAAACAAATGAAAAAACTGTAGCAATAGATAATCTAAATGCAAATCTTGATATAAACGAATCTAAATTTAAACCATTTCTTAATTTTGTATAATTAGATTTTAAGCTTATAAAAAAATATTCTTTAAAATCAATAATATCTACATCTATATTTTTATGATTTTTAGAAAAAATAACTTCTTCAAATACATACCCTATAATTAAGGCTATAAAAATAGATAATAAATAGAAATTAAGAATATCTAAGTTTATATTAAGAATTTGCATAAAAATAAATAAAAAATAATAAAACATATATCCATTAATATTAGTTTCGTTAGTAAGTACACATACTACAACAAATGGAACTAATAGATTAAATAGTAAAGATAGAAATAAATTAGTAGTTGCTAAATAACCTAAGAATGTAATTGAAATGATATTCAAATAAATATAAGCAATTTTAGATAAAGGTCTGATTTTAATATTTCTATTAGGTATAGTAAAGTATAAGAAAGATATTATAGCACTTAATAATCCAAAATTTAATCCAAATAGATATCCATTAAAAGTTAATGAAAGTAAGAATATAAAAGTATATCTAAATCCAAACTTAAAATCAAGCTTATCAAATTGTAAGTTTAATTTATTGTTAATAAACTGCATATGCAACACTCCTAGAAATAGAATGAAACTTGAATATATATTCAAGTTTTAAAAGTATTATATATAATAAAATATGTGAAGTCAATAAAAAATGAATGTTGATTCAAGTTTTACAAACTATACTAAAAACTAAAAATGTATTAAAATTAGTATAAAGGAGTGAAAATACTTGAAAGATATAAAAGAGCCTATTCAAAAAAGAGCAATAGAGAAAAAGTTAAAACTTATAGAATCTGCTAAAAAAGTATTTAATGATAAAGGATATCATAATACACATATAAAAGATATAACTTTAGAAGCTGGAATTTCAACAGGTTTATTTTACAAATATTTCAAAGATAAGAATGATATTTATATACAAGTGGTAAAGTTATTAATTGAAAAGGACATGGAAGTGGTTTTAGATTTTAAGGATAGAATGAGTAAAGAAGATAATAAAAAGCAGGTTATAAGAAGTTATATTGAAAATAGAATGGAACTAATTATATATAAAGGAATTATGGAAGAATTAGATGTTTTAATTAAAGAAAATCAGTCTATAAAGAATTTTATAAATAATGTTAAAAAAGGATATTTAAATGCAATTAAAGACATTTTATTTCAGATTTGGGATAATACAACAGAGTCAACTATACATGTTGGAGCTATGTTAATATGGCGTACCATATATAGTAATATTATAGAAATAGCCAATATGAATAATTTAGAATTGAAAAATGAATATATAGATAATTTAACTGATTTAATATATCAATATATGAAGTTAGATTAATAACTATAGATATAATAAAACTAATACCAATAATATTTAATATATTTATTTGAGAAATAGGTATTATTGGTTACAATTGTGCGATTAAGCACTTACATAGAGAGTTTAATATTCATAAAATGCCATGAAAACATAAAAGATGCTCTTTTAAGAGCATCTTTTATATTTTTTTACTTGGGCAGCAATAAGCACAATTACAGGTAAGATTATCTCAAATATAAAAGAATAATAAAGCCATCCTGAAGCATTCCAATCAACAAATTCCATTCTACTGTTGAATTGAATGTATGAGAAATTAAGAATAAGTAGGCAAATTGGGATTACTATAAATCGATAATTACTAAAATTGAATACTTTGCTAATTCCAAGACATGTAGCAAGTAAAACTATAGTTATTTTAACAAAACCTCCTATTACAAATACAAGTGATGATATTATTTCAAGTCTTTGAATGAAATCACCTATATCTATTTTTGCACTAGTATTATATGCAGAGTAATATTTTTGTAGAGCTTCTGTTGGAATTACAACTAAAACTGTGGATAAAGAAAGAAGGAAAGCACATATCCCTCCTATTAATAAACCTAATACATATACATTATAATATGATTTTTTTGTTTTGAAGCGGGAAAAAATCATTGAAAGCATTACTACTTGACCAAAAGGAAATGTAAATGATGAATAAGCTCCTTTGAGTACAGGTTTTATTCCTTCATCTAATATAGGAAGAATATTATTTATATCCATTTTAGGAACTAATAATACTACTACAAGAAACACAAATACTATAAATGGAACAATAAAAAAACTTGACCATCTGCCGATTACTTCAATACCTTCCTTAACAGCCCAAACACATAAAAATAAAAGAGCTATTCTAGGTATAAGCATAGGGGTTTCCATAAGAGCAGTATCTCTAAGAAATTGACTGTTATTTATTAAAACTTGAGTTGCTTCTTCAAAAGCAAACCAAGTGAATAATAATATAAATATATTACCTATAAATTTTCCAAAGCAGATTTCACAAATATCAAATAAATTTTTATCAGGAAACATAAGGTGGAGTCTAATGAATATAAGAGATATAACAATACCCATAATTATAGATAATATAATAGCTAACCATACATCTTTTTTTGCTTCAAGTCCAAGAGAGAGTATAGAAGATGTTCCTGCTATAAAAATAGCAACAATAGATATACCCTGCTTATCAGAAATAATTTCTCTATTCACTATAAGAGCCTCCAAATTATATATTCTAAATTATATTTTTAGCAAAAGTATATTTATTTATACTTGGTTATTACTTGACATTAGGGAGGGATAATAAATACTTAAATGTACCATTGAAAATCAAACGATTAACATGTTAAAATATAAAAGCATGCTAGTGAATACCTGATAAAATAAATATACTATGGACATAAAGCTAAAAAGGATTCATATAGTAATATTTACAATATAGGTGTTAATATTATTTTGAGAGGTATTATTATGTATGAAAAAATTTTTGACCAAGAAATACAAAAAGAAATGGATAGCTTCTTTATAAACAATCTATCTGGTTATGGAAAAATTGAAACATTAAGAAAGGGTCATGTTATAAATCAAAAAAATCAAGATAATATTTATATTATTCTTGAAGGTGAGTTTAATCAAATAATGTATTCAAAAAATGGTGATGAAATAATTTTTTTTAGGATGACGGCTGGAGATATATTTGGAGAAACTGATTTTTTTGATAATAGTAGAACTTTTGTGATATATAAGGCAATAAAAAATGCAAAAGTATCAATCCTTAATAGAGAAATTTTAGAAGCTAAGCTAATGGAATTCCCTAATATGTATAATTATTTTTTGAAGAGTATAATAAGAAAACAAAGAATGATTATGATAGAGCTTAGCAATTTTAAATTCAATGATTCTATTGGAAAACTAGCGGACTTTTTAGTAAGACTTTATTACACAGAAGATATAAATATAAATTTTAAAAACCATATAAGCATAGTATTGACTCATGAAGAAATAGCTAATAGGATAGGGCTTAACAGAACTACGGTTACAAATGTACTTAAAATTTTTAAAGATAGAAATCTTATAGAAGTAAAAGATAGGAAATTAATAATAAAAGATATACAAGGTCTTAAAAATTTAACAAATATACCATTAGAGGAATAATCATGACTATGTCATGGTTGTTTTTTTTTTGACATATTGTGACCTAGACAACAGAAATTTTATGAAATTTTATATAAAATTTTTATTGAACATAAAAAATATAAAAAGGGGCTATGTATGAAAAGTATAAAAGAGAAAATTGAATCAAATTTTAATGATTTTGTTACTGATCTTCAAAGTTTA is drawn from Tepidibacter hydrothermalis and contains these coding sequences:
- a CDS encoding hybrid sensor histidine kinase/response regulator → MHINDAEFFKKLRSTFIIEAHEHLRTISLSLIELEKISTKEDKKTIIETIHREFHSLKGASRAVSMKDIENLCHISENIFSKIKKETLELSEQMFDVFNESIDTIEDILSLNEDEIKDISLIMGELKKIECGRLQKSDSIKSKDVHEEDIKKDINVNYKEVQRETVDLIKNSEDIQIKEDIKIQNNNTLKAPEDRTNEVVRVSKSKLDSLLLQGEEMIYAKLSSIQRAKEIKEVKELLDLYKKENDYTFIEMLETNIDNLLKSAENEAKTIETMTDTFIEDIKNIMLLPFSSIIEIFPKMVRDLSRYMGKEIEFISKGTEIEIDRRILEEMKDPLMHIIRNCIDHGIEKSSKGTISLNIVQVSSDTVKIEISDNGSGIDIEKLKQKAIKNSVLTQGQVNTIDDESAQMLIFKSGLSTSDIITDISGRGLGLAIVHEKVQKLEGTISVKSKKEKGTTFTIMLPITISTNRGIIVRVEKQDFVIPTGKVEKVMRVKKDEVKIMENRATILLDGYIIPIVRLKDILELKDKKIEETSSDVISILVVNDMENKIALSVDEIIIEQEVLVKKFNKQLKKVRNIAGATILGSGDVVPILAVQDLIKSSLKNGNKSLNIIGDREKEVTQNKMILVVEDSITSRTLLKNILESHGYSVKTAVDGLRGWKLIKSEKFDLVITDVEMPQMDGFELTSNIRNDNEISETPVILVTSLESREDKERGIDVGASAYIVKSDFRQNNLLETIKRLI
- the cheB gene encoding chemotaxis-specific protein-glutamate methyltransferase CheB, which produces MIKVLVVEDSPTIQELITYILNSDEKIEVIGVVNNGEKAIKFINQNKPDIITMDISMPIMDGFEATRRIMETNPIPIIVISGLFDSDDIDRTFKAIEAGAVSVIEKPQGIDHNDFYKISQNITDTVKLMSEVKVVKRKAHYKNTKLNLSRASKPKDVFYDLKIAAIGVSTGGPPVLQSLFSKLPSDIKIPILVVQHISPGFLNGLIDWLSKFTEYPIHIASQGEKALPGHIYFAPDGFHMGIRNNAQIFLNKGEKENGLRPSVSYLFRSVAKYYGKNSMAILLTGMGKDGAQELKLLKDKDAITVAQDKKTCVVYGMPGEAIKLDAAKYILSPEKIAELFTKI
- a CDS encoding diguanylate cyclase domain-containing protein, with translation MNKEIQILVVEDSLTQAEQLKFILEKKNYKVIIANDGVQALEYINKFMPDLVVTDILMPHMDGYKLCQKIKEDDKLNHIPVILLTSLSDPIDVIKGLKVKADNFITKPYNEKFLLSRIQHMLINVELRKNKIGEMGIEVFFAGEKHFINSERIQIIDLLLSTFENAVQKSKELENANDELKKAFETIRKLEKNYRGILESNTDALVVINHDKKILYLNPAANKLFGENYEKLIFDILDFDEIENGIKEITINNIDGNQIIGEVCISETDWEGKEAYLLSIRDITEKVRLREKLKIQSLTDELTSLYNRRGFFSIVEHKIKFAKRNKKGMVLFFIDIDGMKYINDNLSHNQGDCALIGAANILKDTFNENDVLARIGGDEFAVLCMDVCEEHGEKLIDKLLKRQMEFNDNNNYLFNISISIGYAYFDPENPINIKELMVKADKLMYEHKKRKRNT
- a CDS encoding IS3 family transposase, encoding MKKVGRNRRGANLNNIRNENKYLAIKALSSEKGYAITTLCKILEISRAAYYKWLRREKSQRELKNEHLLKLVIEAYEERNGILGYRQMTIKIRREHNMVVNHKRIYRIMRSIGLKSVCRRKRKNYIKSTPEITAENILNRDFSTNEIHEKWLTDVTEFKYGEGKKAYLSAILDLGDKSIVSYVIGKSNNNALVFETFDIAIKNHPNAKPIFHSDRGFQYTNKVFKKKLDQAGMAQSMSRVGRCIDNGPMEGFWGILKSEMYHLQKFADYENLKCAIEEYIDYYNKNRYQKRLKCMTPLEYRNYLAESVA
- a CDS encoding helix-turn-helix domain-containing protein — encoded protein: MGRKSHVLSEIKIKAVQDYLKGKKSVVKICDELSVGKTTVREWIKIYQSKGEFGLCPQTRNTSYSKELKIKAIEEYVAGNDSLLAISLKYGLRSKKQLQNWIMKYNSHEEIKSSGVGGNQIMTKGRTTTLKERISIVEYCIENDKNYNKTAKKYQVSYQQVPNWVIKFEESGIDGLLDRRGKCKPEDQLTEVEKLKAEMKLLKAKNKRLEIENELLKKLEEIEGGRT
- a CDS encoding FUSC family protein, whose product is MQFINNKLNLQFDKLDFKFGFRYTFIFLLSLTFNGYLFGLNFGLLSAIISFLYFTIPNRNIKIRPLSKIAYIYLNIISITFLGYLATTNLFLSLLFNLLVPFVVVCVLTNETNINGYMFYYFLFIFMQILNINLDILNFYLLSIFIALIIGYVFEEVIFSKNHKNIDVDIIDFKEYFFISLKSNYTKLRNGLNLDSFISRFAFRLSIATVFSFVFFKYLNLPKWYWISISSCCTLVPICSENNARAFNRIKGTVIGAFIFLISSFLIKDTFTFMILASFSILLTFAYLPHNRQTESFVFSTYVTLSCSIISLSSITATIYRVLYVFIGAFIAILFNKLVLPNKKIYLDNDKFSF
- a CDS encoding TetR/AcrR family transcriptional regulator → MKDIKEPIQKRAIEKKLKLIESAKKVFNDKGYHNTHIKDITLEAGISTGLFYKYFKDKNDIYIQVVKLLIEKDMEVVLDFKDRMSKEDNKKQVIRSYIENRMELIIYKGIMEELDVLIKENQSIKNFINNVKKGYLNAIKDILFQIWDNTTESTIHVGAMLIWRTIYSNIIEIANMNNLELKNEYIDNLTDLIYQYMKLD
- a CDS encoding GerAB/ArcD/ProY family transporter, which translates into the protein MNREIISDKQGISIVAIFIAGTSSILSLGLEAKKDVWLAIILSIIMGIVISLIFIRLHLMFPDKNLFDICEICFGKFIGNIFILLFTWFAFEEATQVLINNSQFLRDTALMETPMLIPRIALLFLCVWAVKEGIEVIGRWSSFFIVPFIVFVFLVVVLLVPKMDINNILPILDEGIKPVLKGAYSSFTFPFGQVVMLSMIFSRFKTKKSYYNVYVLGLLIGGICAFLLSLSTVLVVIPTEALQKYYSAYNTSAKIDIGDFIQRLEIISSLVFVIGGFVKITIVLLATCLGISKVFNFSNYRFIVIPICLLILNFSYIQFNSRMEFVDWNASGWLYYSFIFEIILPVIVLIAAQVKKYKRCS
- a CDS encoding Crp/Fnr family transcriptional regulator, which codes for MYEKIFDQEIQKEMDSFFINNLSGYGKIETLRKGHVINQKNQDNIYIILEGEFNQIMYSKNGDEIIFFRMTAGDIFGETDFFDNSRTFVIYKAIKNAKVSILNREILEAKLMEFPNMYNYFLKSIIRKQRMIMIELSNFKFNDSIGKLADFLVRLYYTEDININFKNHISIVLTHEEIANRIGLNRTTVTNVLKIFKDRNLIEVKDRKLIIKDIQGLKNLTNIPLEE